A DNA window from Amycolatopsis sp. DSM 110486 contains the following coding sequences:
- a CDS encoding PH domain-containing protein, protein MAYPDDLLSQNEEVVVHSHPHFKMLIFPFVAFVITIAAAVWLILLAQDVTAPWNNVAMIAIGVVALVLVVWLFLAPLVRWRTTHFIVTTDRLIAREGVVKRTGIDIPMSRINSVQFEHGLLDRVFGCGTLIIESASDEPLKFDDIPHVERVHTVIYREVNDNPYDDYRGAPGQGGQGGAQDTEPLPPTNHPPRGRRR, encoded by the coding sequence GTGGCCTATCCGGACGATTTGCTCAGCCAGAACGAGGAAGTGGTGGTGCACAGCCACCCGCATTTCAAGATGCTGATCTTCCCGTTCGTGGCCTTCGTGATCACGATCGCGGCCGCCGTCTGGCTCATCTTGCTGGCGCAGGACGTGACGGCGCCTTGGAACAACGTCGCGATGATCGCCATCGGCGTGGTGGCGCTCGTGCTCGTGGTGTGGCTGTTCCTCGCGCCGCTGGTGCGCTGGCGGACCACGCACTTCATCGTGACCACCGACCGGTTGATCGCGCGCGAAGGCGTGGTGAAGCGCACCGGCATCGACATCCCGATGTCGCGCATCAACAGCGTCCAGTTCGAGCACGGCCTGCTGGACCGGGTGTTCGGCTGCGGCACGCTGATCATCGAGTCGGCTTCGGACGAGCCGCTGAAGTTCGACGACATCCCTCACGTCGAGCGCGTGCACACGGTGATCTACCGCGAGGTCAACGACAACCCGTACGACGACTACCGCGGCGCACCGGGGCAGGGGGGACAGGGTGGTGCCCAGGACACCGAGCCGCTGCCGCCGACGAACCACCCGCCGCGCGGACGGCGGCGCTGA
- a CDS encoding hydroxymethylglutaryl-CoA lyase: protein MGAREVGLPERVPAEGLPQRVTIWEVGPRDGLQNESAVVPVEVKLEFLDRLAGAGLTTLEATSFVHPKWVPQLADAEQLLAGLDRREGVRYPVLVPNERGLNRALDAGVSDIAIFASATETFAQKNLNSTLDEQFAMFEPVVTRARGEGLDVRGYLSMCFGDPWEGVVPAEQVVRAGKRLLDFGCSQLSLGDTIGVATTGQVTRLVQEFEKSGVDVSALAVHFHDTYGQALANTEAALRAGVSTVDSSAGGLGGCPYAESATGNLATEDLVWLLEGLGVEHGVDLGKLVETSVWMAGQLGRPSPSRVVNALAG, encoded by the coding sequence GTGGGCGCCCGCGAAGTCGGCCTGCCCGAACGGGTCCCCGCCGAGGGCCTGCCCCAGCGCGTGACGATCTGGGAGGTCGGTCCGCGCGACGGCCTGCAGAACGAGTCCGCCGTCGTGCCGGTCGAGGTGAAGCTGGAGTTCCTCGACCGCCTCGCCGGCGCCGGTCTGACCACGCTCGAGGCGACCAGCTTCGTGCACCCGAAGTGGGTGCCGCAGCTCGCCGACGCCGAACAGCTGCTCGCCGGCCTCGACCGCCGCGAGGGCGTGCGCTATCCGGTCCTCGTGCCCAACGAGCGCGGCCTCAACCGCGCGCTCGACGCCGGCGTCTCCGACATCGCGATCTTCGCCAGCGCCACCGAGACCTTCGCGCAGAAGAACCTGAACTCCACGCTCGACGAGCAGTTCGCCATGTTCGAGCCGGTCGTCACGCGGGCGCGCGGAGAGGGCCTGGACGTGCGTGGCTACCTGTCGATGTGCTTCGGCGACCCGTGGGAAGGCGTGGTGCCGGCCGAGCAGGTCGTGCGCGCGGGCAAGCGGCTGCTCGACTTCGGCTGCTCGCAGCTGTCGCTGGGCGACACCATCGGCGTCGCGACCACCGGTCAGGTCACGCGGCTGGTCCAGGAGTTCGAGAAGTCCGGAGTGGACGTTTCCGCGCTGGCCGTGCACTTCCACGACACCTACGGCCAGGCCCTGGCCAACACCGAGGCCGCGCTGCGCGCCGGAGTATCCACTGTGGACTCATCGGCCGGCGGCCTCGGCGGCTGCCCATACGCGGAGTCGGCCACGGGCAACCTCGCCACCGAGGATCTCGTGTGGCTGCTGGAGGGCCTCGGCGTGGAGCACGGCGTGGACCTCGGCAAGCTCGTGGAGACGAGCGTGTGGATGGCCGGGCAGCTCGGCCGGCCGTCCCCGTCGCGGGTCGTGAACGCCCTCGCCGGCTGA